A part of Anolis sagrei isolate rAnoSag1 chromosome 3, rAnoSag1.mat, whole genome shotgun sequence genomic DNA contains:
- the LOC137096585 gene encoding LOW QUALITY PROTEIN: uncharacterized protein (The sequence of the model RefSeq protein was modified relative to this genomic sequence to represent the inferred CDS: deleted 2 bases in 1 codon): MGGRNSKTVSPLQCMLDNFDKFVAASSQGDPGDFKDYRLRNLCTGEWPTFPFGWPAEGSWDLKKIRQVEKFCANHHPDQYIYIDAWDNVVTQNPDWVRKCKEVQCMMIRKKEKKVKVKVLAQEEEPAEGCSYRGPRYATPNGPPLAAAQGAQGPMDQGRTLPLPVIPNAPPLAAVQGAQRPVDQERAITPPPSYDSPVSIVLQPPYSETNPFRNLRDELRVADTTTQTVRRPAREPSDASPAVTRSRQAELSPVEGPADSTTAREFPIREVSVLDQNDQPYQLYQVVPFTSSDLLNWKSSTPPYSEQPQAMATLLETIIATHNPTWRDCQQLLQVLFTTEERRQVINQATLLAQNQPPAGRDAVAWGAERFPVGKDPGWKANVANDRTTLTTYQGILIDAVKRGPQRPANIQKIQGVRQEKSESPSAFLERLEEAYRKYSPYNLEDENGRRALQQSFISQAADDIRRKIQKQPGFIGKSMNELLAIAEQVYMARDQKEEEKKKRDRKEGYKVLLTMMDGETEGSRGKGRGKGGERKKLGWNQCARCKKYGHWKGECTEKVSGEEGGEGRGRGRGRGRGRGRGGYTPHQKREAALVLLDPGEPMVTMEVGDQQVDFLVDTGAERSVVNKLIGPTSTEVTKVVGLSGKIQKCPFLQERTCNLAGHNVSHKLLYHPDCPVSLLGRDILSKLRAQIQFLDDGQMELTIPMEEEWRIYLVQQEKSTPRPKVEWPWERTPLVWAEDNPPGLAKYVPPVVVEVKKGAVPVKRPQYPVSREASAGIQVHIDRLLKHGIIVPCSSPWNTPLLPIKKPGTKNEYRPVQDLRAVNQATVLLTPVVPNPYIMMSLIPSWTAWFTVLDLKDAFFCIRLAPVSQPIFAFQWNTQQAGQKTQFMWRRLPQGWQNSPTIFGQALAKDLEEFKIPESEGIWLQYVDDLLIACKTQEGCRHYTLQMLETLEEKGYKVSKKKAQLCQKTVKYLGFEITEGHRSLGTERKEVICAIPTPSTRRQVREFLGATGYCRHWIPGYATLAKPLYRATRGNREDPFEWTKECQEAFEALKEALMSSPALGLPDLEKPFDLFVSEKEGVAIGVLTQTLGSWQRPVAYLSKQLDTVAQGMPPCLRAVAAAVDLIKEASKLTIGQPLAVKVPHHVKALLDTKGPRWLTNERLTKYEGVLCDNPMVTLETCATLNPATLLPAPGEETVHQCIQVMEQVYSSRPDLKDVPMSKADMTLFTDGSSFMENGERRAGYAVVRGGERFWAESLPPGTSAQRAELIALTRALQLAKGKRVNVYTDSKYAFTTLHAHGALYKERGLLTSAGKGVKNAAEIVALLEAVWDPDKVAVMHCKGHQRGEDPVTQGNRLADLAAREAANTINPCYPFACSVARRMAQACISFCIPFKLMSLRLEEFCNIQSISDSVSVQYNSSAKYSPSLKHSWLICSEGIRDRPKLYVSKDDHSYPVAVVSVGSYDDPDVFCNYK, translated from the exons atgggtgggaggaactcaaagacagtgtctccgcttcagtgtatgctagacaactttgacaagtttgtagctgcatcgagtcagggagatccaggggattttaaggactacagattaaggaatctgtgcacaggagaatggcccacctttccttttgggtggcctgcagaggggtcatgggacctaaagaagattaggcaggtagaaaaattttgtgctaaccatcatccggatcaatatatttatattgatgccTGGGACAACGTGGTGACCCAAAACCCTGATTGGGTCCGAAAGTGTAAAGAAGTACAGTGTATGAtgataagaaaaaaggaaaagaaagtcaaGGTTAAAGTCCTTGCCCAGGAAGAAGAGCCGGCGGAGGGATGTAGTTACCGGGGGCCGCGATATGCAACTCCCAACGGGCCCCCGCTAGCAGCGGCTCAAGGCGCCCAGGGGCCCATGGATCAGGGACGGACATTACCATTGCCAGTAATTCCCAATGCGCCCCCACTAGCAGCAGTTCAAGGCGCCCAGAGACCAGTTGACCAGGAACGGGCGATAACACCGCCTCCATCATATGAcagcccagtgtccatagttctacAGCCTCCATACAGTGAAACCAATCCCTTCCGAAACCTCCGGGATGAATTAAGGGTTGCGGACACCACCACACAAACGGTGCGACGTCCCGCCCGAGAACCTAGTGATGCAAGCCCAGCCGTTACTAGAAGCAGGCAAGCTGAGCTCTCCCCTGTGGAAGGTCCGGCAGATAGCACAACGGCGAGGGAATTTCCAATAAGGGAAGTTAGTGTATTGGATCAAAATGACCAGCCTTATCAATTATATCAGGTGGTCCCATTTACCAGCAGTGACTTGCTAAATTGGAAGAGTTCTACACCTCCCTACTCCGAGCAACCCCAAGCAATGGCGACTTTACTAGAAACTATTATAGCTACCCATAATCCAACGTGGCGAGATTGCCAACAGCTACTCCAGGTCTTGTTTACCACAGAGGAGAGAAGGCAAGTGATCAATCAAGCTACGTTACTGGCCCAAAATCAGCCGCCAGCGGGTCGGGATGCGGTTGCTTGGGGGGCAGAGCGCTTCCCCGTTGGAAAGGATCCGGGTTGGAAGGCCAACGTTGCCAACGATAGGACGACCCTAACGACCTATCAGGGGATCCTGATAGATGCTGTTAAAAGGGGACCACAAAGGCCAGCTAACATCCAAAAGATCCAAGGGGTGAGACAGGAGAAGAGTGAATCTCCCTCAGCATTTTTGGAGAGACTAGAAGAGGCATATAGAAAATACAGCCCATATAATTTAGAAGATGAAAATGGGAGAAGGGCACTGCAGCAGTCTTTCATCAGCCAGGCAGCAGATGACATCCgaagaaaaattcaaaaacaaccgGGATTCATAGGGAAAAGTATGAATGAACTCCTAGCCATAGCAGAACAAGTGTATATGGCCAGAGatcagaaagaggaagagaagaagaagagagatcgTAAAGAAGGATATAAAGTATTGTTGACCATGATGGATGGAGAGACAGAAGGatcgagagggaaaggaaggggaaaaggaggagagcgaAAGAAGCTAGGATGGAATCAATGTGCCAGATGCAAGAAGTATGGGCACTGGAAGGGGGAATGTACAGAGAAGGTGTCCGGAGAGGAAGGAGGCGAAGGACGAGgcagaggaagaggtagaggacgTGGAAGAGGCCGTGGAGGTTATACTCCAcaccagaagagggaagca gctctcgttttgctggaccccggggagccgatggtcactatggaagtaggggaccagcaagttgactttttagtggacactggggcagaacgatcagtggtgaacaaacttattggtcctaccagcacagaagtcaccaaagtggtggggctgtcaggaaaaattcagaaatgcccttttctacaggaacggacatgtaatctggcaggccataatgtgagtcataaattactatatcaccctgattgcccagtgtcattattaggaagagacattttgtcaaaattaagagcacaaatccaatttttagacgatggccaaatggaattgacaatacccatggaagaggaatggaggataTACTTAGTACAACAGGAGAAGTCTACCCCGCGGCCAAAAGTTGAATGGCCCTGGGAGCGAACTCCTTTGGTGTGGGCAGAAGACAATCCTCCAGGACTGGCTAAATATGTGCCCCCAGTGGTAGTAGAGGTGAAGAAAGGAGCAGTCCCAGTCAAAAGACCACAGTACCCAGTGAGTCGGGAAGCTTCTGCAGGGATACAAGTTCACATTGACAGGTTGTTAAAACATGGAATTATTGTGCCCTGTAGTTCACCATGGAACACACCTCTGTTACCGATAAAGAAGCCAGGAACTAAGAATGAGTACCGCCCGGTGCAGGATCTTAGGGCAGTCAACCAAGCCACGGTGCTCCTCACCCCAGTAGTACCAAATCCCTACATTATGATGAGCCTAATCCCTTCGTGGACGGCATGGTTTACAGTTTTGGACTTGAAGGATGCGTTCTTTTGCATCAGGTTAGCTCCAGTCTCCCAACCCATCTTTGCTTTCCAATGGAACACCCAGCAAGCGGGCCAAAAGACTCAGTTTATGTGGAGGCGCCTTCCTCAGGGCTGGCAAAATAGCCCGACCATTTTCGGCCAGGCGCTCGCTAAGGACTTAGAGGAGTTCAAGATCCCTGAATCTGAAGGAATCTGGCTCCAATATGTAGATGATTTACTGATAGCTTGCAAGACGCAAGAGGGATGCAGGCATTACACCTTGCAGATGTTAGAAACATTGGAAGAAAAAGGCTACAAGGTATCAAAGAAAAAGGCCCAGCTGTGTCAAAAGACTGTAAAATACCTGGGATTTGAAATAACTGAAGGACATAGGTCTTTgggaacagaaagaaaggaagtaatTTGTGCAATTCCTACACCGTCCACTAGGAGACAGGTGAGGGAGTTTTTGGGTGCAACAGGATACTGTAGACATTGGATTCCTGGGTACGCTACGTTGGCTAAACCTCTGTACCGAGCTACCCGAGGAAATAGAGAAGACCCTTTTGAATGGACAAAAGAGTGCCAGGAGGCTTTTGAGGCCCTAAAAGAAGCCTTGATGTCATCTCCGGCGCTCGGGCTCCCAGACTTGGAAAAACCGTTCGACTTGTTCGTGTCTGAAAAAGAAGGAGTGGCTATAGGGGTGCTTACCCAGACATTAGGATCATGGCAGAGACCAGTGGCTTATCTGTCAAAACAGTTAGACACGGTAGCACAGGGAATGCCGCCCTGTCTtcgtgcagtggcagcagcagtagatttgataaaagaagcaagtaaattgactataggacagccactggccgtcaaagtaccacaccatgtaaaggcgctgttagacaccaagggaccgcgctggctcacaaatgagagactgacaaaatatgagggggtgttgtgtgataacccgatggtgaccctagaaacttgtgccaccttaaatccggccaccttgttgcctgccccaggagaggaaacagtccaccagtgcattcaggtgatggaacaggtatattccagccgacctgacttaaaggacgtaccaatgtccaaggcagacatgaccctgttcacggatggcagtagcttcatggagaacggtgagaggcgtgcaggatatgcggtggtacgggggggggagagattctgg gcagagtcgctccccccgggaacctccgctcaacgggctgaattgatagccctcaccagagcactgcagttggcaaagggaaaacgggtcaatgtctacacggactcaaagtacgcctttactacgctccatgcccatggagctttgtacaaggagcggggactccttacgtcggctggaaagggcgttaaaaatgcagctgagattgtggccctcctggaggcggtatgggacccggacaaagtggctgtaatgcattgcaaaggacaccaaaggggagaagacccagtgacacagggtaatagactagctgatttggccgcaagagaggctgctaa CACTATAAATCCCTGCTATCCATTTGCCTGCAGTGTAGCTAGAAGAATGGCTCAAGCGTGCATTTCATTTTGCATCCCTTTTAAATTGATGTCACTGAGGTTAGAGGAGTTCTGCAACATCCAATCTATCTCTGACAGTGTTTCTGTTCAGTACAACTCTTCCGCGAAATATTCTCCATCTCTGAAGCATTCTTGGCTGATATGCTCTGAAGGGATTCGAGACAGACCAAAGCTTTATGTTTCAAAAGATGATCATTCCTACCCAGTGGCTGTTGTCTCTGTTGGGAGCTATGATGATCCAGATGTCTTTTGCAATTACAAATGA